Below is a genomic region from Streptomyces sp. NBC_00461.
CCCGGGCCGCTTCCGCTACGGCACCGCCCACCGGCTCGGCCCCATCCACCCCGTCCCGGTGGCCGCCCTGGAGCACGAGACAGTGCGCCGCCGCGACCTCCTGCACCGCATCTGGCCGGACCCGGGCACGGACGAAGTCCCCCTGATCCGCGCGGACCCCGTCGCGGCCCCCGCCCTCACCCGCCGCCAGCGGACGGTGCTGGCCGCGGTGAACGGCAGCCGTACGGCGGCGGACATCGCCCGCGAACTGGGCCGCCTGGCGTTCCACACGCTGGTGGACGTGCGCCGGCTGACGGCGGCCGGCGTCGTCTCGGCCCGCGGCGAGCCACCCCCGCCGACCGGTTTCGACCACCTGCCGCCCGATCCCCACATCACCTTGCTGAAAAGGCTCAGAGATGCGCTGGAGGCCCTTTGAGAGGAGACACCGGATGGCCGCCGACCCCCAGGTCCTCGACGAGCTTCGCCGTCTGAGAGCCCGCGTCCCCCAGCTCACGGGCGCCCTCGCGACCGGAGTCGACGGGCGCGTCCTGGCACAGGACACCCCCGGTGTCGACCCGGACGGGATGGCCGCGCTCATCGAGAGCGCGCACGGGGCGGCCGTGAAGCTGGCGGACGCCACGGGCCAGGGCGAGCTGCGCGAACTGCTCGTGCGGGGCGTGTACGGCTACGTGGCGACGTACGCGGCGGGCGACGCGGCCGTACTGACCCTGCTCGCCCAGGACCGCGTCAGCCTCGGCCGTCTCCTCCTGGAGGGCCGCAGGGCGGCCGCCCGCATCGGCGAGTTCGGCGACGCCCGCAGGACACCCGCACACCACGCCCGGCCGGCCAGAGAGGCGAAGGAGGCCAAGGCGCCCAAGGACGCCAAGGACCCGAACGCGGCCGAGCCGCAGGCGACCGAGCCGGAGGCCGGACCGGCCGCCAAGACGGCCGCCGCACGGACCAGAACACCGCGCGCACCCCGCACCACCACCGCCAACGCGCGCACCACCACGGAAAGTTGAGAGGACCGAGGAGCACCGTCATGGCCAATACCGAGACCACACTGAAAGAGGCGCTCGCCTCCATCGAGGGCGCCACCGGCGTCGCACTCGTCGACTACACCAGCGGCATGGCGCTGGGCACGATGGGCGGCAGCAAGAGCTTCGACCTCAATGTCGCCGCCGCCGGCAACACCGATGTCGTCCGCGCCAAGATGCGCACCATGGAACACCTCGGGCTCAAGGGCCAGATCGAGGACATCCTGATCACGCTGAGCGACCAGTACCACCTGATCCGCCTGATCAGCGGCCGCGGCGGCAACGGCCTGTTCCTGTACCTGGTGCTCGACGCCAAGCGCTCCAACCTGGCGATGGCCCGCCACCAGCTGAAAGCGATCGAGGCCGATCTGGAGATCTGAGCTCACACGAGCGCCGCGGTGCGGCGTCGCGCCCCGCCCGGGGCCGCGTCGCCCGCGGCGATACCCGTGCTGCGGTACGCCCTGACCGCCTTGCCGACCGGGCGGCCGCCGCCGGCGGCGAGCCATCGCTCCAACCTGACGATGGCCCGCCACCAGCCGAAAACGATCGAGGCCGATCTGGAGATCTGAGCTCACACGAGCGCCGCGGTGCGGCGTCGCGCCCCGCCCGGGGCCGCGTCGCCCGCGGCGATACCCGTGCTGCGGTACGCCCTGACCGCCTTGCCGACCGGGCGGCCGCCGCCGGCGGCGAGCCAGTCGACCCGCACCCACAGCAGCGCACCCTGGGCCCGCTCGCGCTGTCCGAGCCAGGCGGCCTTGAGTCGCAGCCCGGTGCCGCATCCGGCGAGCAGCATTCCCCCGGCGGCCGGCACCGCGAACGAGCCGGCCAGCGCGGCCACGAACGCCAGCAGCAGCCACCAGCGGTGCCCGCGGCGCCAGTTGCGCACGGTGATCGCGCGGTCCTGGAGCACGTCGTGCCTGCCCGCGCGGGCGGCCGACCGGGCGAGGCCGGCGTACCGCCCGCGGCGGGCGCAGGCGACGACGGCCGCCGCGACGACGAACAACGCCGCTCCCGCCATGACCCCGATCCGCCGGCCCGTGATCCCCGGCGCCAGCACCCCGACGCCCGCCGCGAACACCCCGGCCCACCACAGGGGCGCGGCCCCGGCCCGTACGACGACGGCCACCCGGACCAGTCCCTGGGCTCTGCGATCTCCACGTGCCACGTTCCGCCTCCTCGCCGTACGGCACATGCCTTCGGCGGCGCAGGCTAGTGAGCCAACGTGAGACGAGCCTTAAAGCGGCCTCAGTCCTGTCCTCACTCCACGAACAGGCCGCGTGCGGCCGCCCGTGCGTCGAACTCCTCCAGGCGGGCCTGTGCGTCCGGCAGGTCGTCGCACATCGCCTCCAGCAGGACGCGGCCCAGCAGCATCGGCGCGCAGGCGGTGTCGAAGGCGAGGCCGGTGCCGACGGCGGCGGGCAGGAGGAGATCGGAGACCTTGGCGACCGGTGCGAACGCGGAGTCGGCGACGGTGACCACGGTCAGTCCGGCTTCCTTGGCGAAGGCCAGGGTGTCCACCACCTCGCGCGGATGCCGGGGCAGCGCGAAGCAGAGCAGGGCGCTCGCACCGGCCCGTACGGCTGCCTCGATGCGGTCGTGGATCATCGTGCCGCCCTCGTTCAGCAGCCGTACGTCCGGATGGACCTTGGCGGCGAAGTAGCCGAAGCCGTAGGCCTGGGAGGCGGCGGCGCGCAGGCCGAGGACGGGCAACGGGCGGGAGGCGGCGAGAATGCGTCCGGCCTTCTGCACCGGCCGCGGGTCGGCCAGCAGTTCCGCGAGGTGCCTGAGGTTCTCGATCTCCGCTTCCACGGCCTGCTGGTACTCGTTGTACGAGCCCGCGTCCGCCGCCTGTTCCGCCGGGGCGACCTCGCGCAGGTGCTTGCGCAGGGCGGGGTAGCCGTCGAAGCCGAGGGCGACGGCGAAGCGGGTCACGGACGGCTGGCTGACCCCGGCGAGTTCGGCCAGCTCGACGCTGGACAGGAACGGGACCTCGGCGGCACTGCGCACCATGCTGTGTGCGATGCGCCGCTGGGTCGGCGTCAGCCGGTGCCCCTCGAAGAGCGCCTGCAGCCGCCCCGCAGGACTGTCCACCACGCTGATGTCCCCCTCCGTGCTCATGACTCGTTCCCCCTCCAGATGTCCGTGAACCGGTCCAGCAGTGCGGCCGCCGCCGTCACGTCGTCCGTGAGCGGCCGGTCGGCCTGGTCCCCGGCCAGCACCGACTCGGCGAGCTCCAGCGCGCGGCACACCGGAAGGTCCGGTTCGGGCCGCAGGCCGCGCTGGTGCAGCGCCCGTACGGCGGCGACCAGTTCGCAGCCGACGACGAGTCGGAACGCGCGACAGGCGCGCAGCGTCTGACGTGCGGCGAGCGAGGCGAAGCTGGCCTGTTCCTCGACGCCTCGGGAGAGTACAGCGTGGCCGAGCGACGCGGGAGCGGAGAAGGCCCGCAGGTCGCCGAGGGCGGCCCCGGCGGCGTACTCCAGGATCATCACGCCCGAGGAGGCGGGCACGTCGTCGGCGAGGAAGGGGCGCAGACGGGTGAAGCCGGGCTCGTTCAGCGAGGACAGCCGGGAGGTCGACAGGCGGGCCACCTGGGTGACGGCCAGCCTGAAGTGGTCCAGGGCGAGGGCGAGCTGGGCCTGGTAGAAGCCGCCGTGGTGGTAGGCCGCCATGTCCTGGGCGGAGATCAGCGGGTTCTCGGCGGCCGCGTTGATCTCGATCGCCACGACCTCCTCCAGGGCGTCCGCCGCGTCCAGCGCGGGGCCGTGGATCTGGGGCAGGCAGCGGAAGCCGTACGGGTCCTGGATCCGGCCGAGGGGCGGGGTGGGCCGGTCCGCCGCGCCGATCAACTCCCGCATGCGGCGGGCGACTTCACTGGAACCCCGGTGCGGGCGGGCAGCGTGCACGGGGGCCGCGTACGCCTCGTGCGAGCCGTCGACGGCCAGCAGGGAGAGGGCGCCGACGACCTGGGTGGCCTGCACGAGTCCGCGCAGTTCGTGCAGGGCGAGGGCGGACTGGCCGAGGGTGAGGGCGTTGCTGCTGATGAAGGCCAGCGCGTCGTTGTTGTCGAGCTGCTGCGGCTTGGGCGCGCCCGGCCCCCGCCAGGGGTGTTCGCCGGCGAGTGCCAGTCCCGCCTGGGCGAGGGCGGCGATGTCGCCGGTGCCGACCGAGCCGAACTCGTTGACGGCGGGGTGGGCGCCGCTCTCCAGCGCCTCGCACAGCGCCGTGACGACGGTGGGCCGCAGGCCCGCACCGCCCGCGAGGAGCTGGTTGGCCCGGACGGCGATCATGGCCCGCACCTCCCGCGCGGGCAGCTCGTCCCCGATGGCGCCGGCATGGCTGCGCAGCAGTCTGAGGCCGTGCTCGGCGGCCGCCTCGGTGGGCACGTCCTCGTTCCGGTTGGCGCCGACGCCGGTGGAGCGGCCGTAGACGCGTCCGGTCGCGGCGATCCTGCGGGCGGCGTCCCAGGAGTCCTCCACGCGCCGCATCGCCTCGCTCCCGGGGACGGGTCGCGCGGTCCCTTCGGCCAGCCGCACGACGTCCAGGACGCCGAGACCGACCCCGTCGAGGACGATGAGACCGGTGCCCCCGGACAACGACATTCGCGACGTGTCCACGATCTGAGACGACATAAGACCCCAATCTCCCCTCAATCCGGACACTCGATCTTGCTCTCCGAGCATCTGTTACCTCGGATTAACGCGGAACCGTTGACAAGCTATTCAGATACAAAGAACTCTGCATGACGTTATACAGCCGGGCAAGGGACAACTCATGATCCAGTTCGATGCGGTCCACAAGCGCTTCCCCAACGGCACGACAGCTGTCCACGACCTCACCCTGGAAATGCCGGAAGGGGGCGTGACCGTCCTCGTCGGATCTTCCGGTTGCGGCAAGACGACCACCCTGCGGATGGTCAACCGGATGATAGAGCCGACCTCCGGGACCATCCGGGTCGGCGGCAAGGACGTCACCAGCCAGGACGCCGCCGAACTGCGCCGCTCCATCGGGTACGTCATCCAGCAGTCGGGCCTGTTCCCGCACCGCACGGTGCTGGACAACATCGCCACCGTGCCGCTGCTGCTGGGCCACGGCCGCCGCAGGGCCCGCGCGCGGGCGGCCGAACTCCTGGAGACCGTCGGCCTCGCCGCCGACGCGGGCAAGCGCTACCCCCACCAGCTCTCCGGCGGCCAGCAGCAGCGCGTGGGCGTGGCCCGTGCACTGGCCGCCGACCCGCCCGTCCTGCTGATGGACGAGCCCTTCGGCGCGGTGGACCCGGTGGTGCGCACCCAGCTCCAGGACGAGCTGCTGCGCCTGCAGAAGGAGCTGAACAAGACCATCGTCTTCGTCACGCACGACGTCGACGAGGCCGTGCGCCTGGGCGACCAGATCGCGATCTTCCGAACCGGCGGCCACCTCGTCCAGTGCGCCTCCCCCACCGAGCTTCTCGCCCGGCCCGCCGACGACTTCGTGGCCGACTTCCTCGGCGCCGAACGCGGCCTCAAGCTGCTGTCGCTGACGACCCTCGCGGCGCTCCCTCAGGGCCCGGCTCCCGAGGGCGGCGCCTGGACCCTCGTCCTCGACGAGGCGCGCAGGCCGCTGCACTGGGCGGACAAGGACACCGAGGTCCCCGTACGGCCGCTCAGGGACACCGACTCCCTGCTGTCGGCCCTCAACGAGTCCGTCGCCTCCCCCACCGGCCTGGTCGCCCGCGTCGACACGGACGGCGTCCTCACCGGCGTCACCTCCCGCGACGACATCCACCAGCACGCGGGCCAGGCGCACACGGAAGCCCGGGTGGCCGCATGACCATCGACTGGTCGTGGATAGGCGACCACACCGACGACCTCACCAGCCTCACGATCTCCCACCTCCAGGCCGCGATGACCGCCGTCTTCTTCGGCGTCCTGATCTCGCTCCCGCTCGCGGTGGTCGCCCACCGGGTGCGCCCCCTGCGCGGCTTCCTGCTCGGCTTCTCGAACATCCTGTTCACGATCCCGTCGATCGCGATCTTCGTGCTCCTGCTGCCGATCAGCGGTCTGACCCGGACCACGACCGTCATCGGCCTGACCGTCTACACCCTGGTCGTGCTGCTGCGGAACACGGTCGAGGGCCTGGACTCGGTCCCCGCGAAAACCAAGGAGGCGGCGAAGGCGATGGGCACGCGCCCCCTGCGCACGCTCCTCACCGTCGAGTTCCCGCTCGCGCTCCCCGTGATCATGGCGGGCGTCCGGATCGCGACGGTCATGTCGATCTCCCTGGTCTCGGTCGCCACCTACATCGGCGACGGCGGCCTCGGCCAGCTCTTCACCGACGGCTTCCAGCGCAACTTCCCGACCCCGGTGATCGTGGGCGTGGTCCTCACGATCCTCCTCGCGGTCGTCGCGGACGCCCTGCTGGTGGCCCTCCAGTACGCCCTCACCCCGTGGAAGAGGCGGCGAGCCTGAGATGTACGAACTCTTCAAGAACCTCGGCAGCTGGCTGACCAGCGGCGCCCAGTGGACCGGCCCCGACGGCATCGCCCACCGCCTCGCCGAGCACCTCCAGTACTCGCTCCTCGCGACCCTCATCGCGGCCGCGATCGGCCTGCCCCTGGGCCTGCTGATCGGCCACACCGGCAAGGGGGCGTTCCTCGCGATCAACCTCTCGTCCTTCGGCCGGGCGCTGCCCACCGTCGGCCTGGTCGTCCTGGTCTTCCTGGCCGGCGGCCTGTCGATGCTGCCGGTGTACGTGGCCCTCGTCGCCCTCGCGGTCCCGGCGATCGTCACCAACACCTACGCAGGCATGACCGCCGTCGACCCGGACGTGAAGGACGCGGCGCGCGGCCAGGGCATGCGCGGCCACCAGGTCCTGTTCCAGGTCGAGCTGCCCCTCGCGCTCCCCCTGATCATGACCGGTCTGCGCCTCGCCCTCATCCAGGTCGTCGCCACCGCCACGATCGCCGCGTACGTCTCCTTCGGGGGCCTGGGCCGCTACGTCTTCGACGGCCTCGCCCAGCGCGACCTCGTCCAGGTGCTGGGCGGCGCGGTGCTGGTCGCCGCGGTCGCCGTACTCCTCGACCTGCTCCTGAGCACCCTCCAGCGCTTCCTCTTCCGCCACCGCACCGCATAGGACCCTCGATGAACCGACGCACTCTCCTCGGCGGCCTCTTCGCAGCGGCCTCCGTCCCCGCCCTCTCCGCCTGCGCCGGCGGCGTCACCTCCCTCGACGGTCAGGGAGGCTCGGCCGGCGGCGGCGGCTCCAGCAAGGGCGGAGTCACCATCGGCACCGCCAACTTCACCGAGAACCAGGTCCTGGGCTACCTCTACGCCGCCGTTCTCCAGCAGGCCGGCGTGAAGGTGAAGGTCCGTCCCAACCTCGGCACCCGCGAGATCGTGATCCCCGCCCTCAGGAGCGGCGACATCGACCTCCTGCCCGAGTACCAGGGCGCCCTCCTGAACTACCTCGACCCGAAGGCCACGGCCGCGGAGGAGGGCGCCATGCAGAACGCCCTCGCCCTCGCGCTGCCGAAGGGCCTCCAGATCCTGCCGTACGGCATGGCCGAGGACTCCGACGCCTTCGTCGTCACCCGCCAGACGGCGAAGAAGTACGGCCTGACCTCCCTCGCCGACCTGAAGAAGCAGAACGGCAAGCTGGTCATAGGCGCGGCCCCCGAGGTGAAGAAGCGCCAGGTGGGCGCGGTCGGCCTGAAGGAGGTGTACGGCGTCGAGTTCAAGGAGTTCAAGTCGCTCGACTCCGACGGCCCGCTGGTCAAGGGCGCCCTGAAGAAGGGCGATGTGGACGTGGCGAACCTCTTCACCACCGACACCGACATCGAGGCCAACGACTGGGTGGTGCTGACCGACCCCCTGAACCTGATCCCCAGCCAGCACATCGTGCCCCTCATCGCCGACCGCAAGTCCGACGACACGGTCCGCAAGGCCCTCGCCAAGCTCGGCAACGTCCTGACCACCGCCCAGCTCACCGAGCTCAACCGCCAGGTGGACAAGGACAAGAAGGACCCGGAGGACGTGGCGAACGCGTACGCCAAGCAGCACGGCCTCGCGAAGTGACCTGAGCCGAGCCGATCAAGAGGCCCCACCGGCCCGCGCATCGGCCCACCGGCCCGTCGGCCCGCCGGCCCGCTCACGGCGAACCCGACTCCGGACAGGGGGGCTATCCCCAGTGCGGCGAGCGCCCCGGTTCCTTACCGTGGATTCCCATGACGGGAATGGAGACGGGGATGGACGCGCGGGACGCCGAGGTCAAGAAGGAACTCAACGCCACCCTGCAGGCACGCAGGGAACTGGGTGAGGAGTACGAGTCCGCGCTGGTCGATTCGTTCCTGGAGAAGGTCGACCAGCGCATCGACGGAGCGGTCGAGCGCCGGGTGCGCAGGCAGCTCGCCGAGCAGCAGATGGTGGTGGCCCGGGGCTCCCGGGCACCGAAGCCGACGGACTCCTGGAGCGAGCGCTTCGGCTTCGGCATCGTCACGCTGGTCCTGGCGATCCCGCTGTCCGCGATCGGCGGCGGCATCGCCCATCTGCCCGGCCTGCTCGTCACCTGGGTGGGCATCGTCGGCGTCAACGCCTTCCAGGCCGTCCGCGCCAACCCCGGCCTGTTCGGCGCCCGCGGCAAGTCCTCGAAGGACGGCGACCGCTGGGAGGAGTAGCACTCATGCCGCGCACGGCACCCGTACCGCCCATGGCACTCAAGGCGCTCATGCCACTCAAGGCCTCGTAGCACTCAAGAAAGAAGTATGCGCGGGGA
It encodes:
- a CDS encoding transcriptional regulator, which codes for MTAVRTAEHPRLPVRDKEAARERAWSGVSPMLTRLAAERATGVLVRERGTLHLAEGLVVHAESPYAPGLDVLLTAHGALTPEAWQRALGEADDGRGVGRRLIDDGRLPPGALELCHLTALYDAAYFALAPSSTPGRFRYGTAHRLGPIHPVPVAALEHETVRRRDLLHRIWPDPGTDEVPLIRADPVAAPALTRRQRTVLAAVNGSRTAADIARELGRLAFHTLVDVRRLTAAGVVSARGEPPPPTGFDHLPPDPHITLLKRLRDALEAL
- a CDS encoding roadblock/LC7 domain-containing protein is translated as MAADPQVLDELRRLRARVPQLTGALATGVDGRVLAQDTPGVDPDGMAALIESAHGAAVKLADATGQGELRELLVRGVYGYVATYAAGDAAVLTLLAQDRVSLGRLLLEGRRAAARIGEFGDARRTPAHHARPAREAKEAKAPKDAKDPNAAEPQATEPEAGPAAKTAAARTRTPRAPRTTTANARTTTES
- a CDS encoding MurR/RpiR family transcriptional regulator, giving the protein MSTEGDISVVDSPAGRLQALFEGHRLTPTQRRIAHSMVRSAAEVPFLSSVELAELAGVSQPSVTRFAVALGFDGYPALRKHLREVAPAEQAADAGSYNEYQQAVEAEIENLRHLAELLADPRPVQKAGRILAASRPLPVLGLRAAASQAYGFGYFAAKVHPDVRLLNEGGTMIHDRIEAAVRAGASALLCFALPRHPREVVDTLAFAKEAGLTVVTVADSAFAPVAKVSDLLLPAAVGTGLAFDTACAPMLLGRVLLEAMCDDLPDAQARLEEFDARAAARGLFVE
- a CDS encoding aromatic amino acid ammonia-lyase, with the protein product MSSQIVDTSRMSLSGGTGLIVLDGVGLGVLDVVRLAEGTARPVPGSEAMRRVEDSWDAARRIAATGRVYGRSTGVGANRNEDVPTEAAAEHGLRLLRSHAGAIGDELPAREVRAMIAVRANQLLAGGAGLRPTVVTALCEALESGAHPAVNEFGSVGTGDIAALAQAGLALAGEHPWRGPGAPKPQQLDNNDALAFISSNALTLGQSALALHELRGLVQATQVVGALSLLAVDGSHEAYAAPVHAARPHRGSSEVARRMRELIGAADRPTPPLGRIQDPYGFRCLPQIHGPALDAADALEEVVAIEINAAAENPLISAQDMAAYHHGGFYQAQLALALDHFRLAVTQVARLSTSRLSSLNEPGFTRLRPFLADDVPASSGVMILEYAAGAALGDLRAFSAPASLGHAVLSRGVEEQASFASLAARQTLRACRAFRLVVGCELVAAVRALHQRGLRPEPDLPVCRALELAESVLAGDQADRPLTDDVTAAAALLDRFTDIWRGNES
- a CDS encoding ABC transporter ATP-binding protein, yielding MIQFDAVHKRFPNGTTAVHDLTLEMPEGGVTVLVGSSGCGKTTTLRMVNRMIEPTSGTIRVGGKDVTSQDAAELRRSIGYVIQQSGLFPHRTVLDNIATVPLLLGHGRRRARARAAELLETVGLAADAGKRYPHQLSGGQQQRVGVARALAADPPVLLMDEPFGAVDPVVRTQLQDELLRLQKELNKTIVFVTHDVDEAVRLGDQIAIFRTGGHLVQCASPTELLARPADDFVADFLGAERGLKLLSLTTLAALPQGPAPEGGAWTLVLDEARRPLHWADKDTEVPVRPLRDTDSLLSALNESVASPTGLVARVDTDGVLTGVTSRDDIHQHAGQAHTEARVAA
- a CDS encoding ABC transporter permease, which gives rise to MTIDWSWIGDHTDDLTSLTISHLQAAMTAVFFGVLISLPLAVVAHRVRPLRGFLLGFSNILFTIPSIAIFVLLLPISGLTRTTTVIGLTVYTLVVLLRNTVEGLDSVPAKTKEAAKAMGTRPLRTLLTVEFPLALPVIMAGVRIATVMSISLVSVATYIGDGGLGQLFTDGFQRNFPTPVIVGVVLTILLAVVADALLVALQYALTPWKRRRA
- a CDS encoding ABC transporter permease, whose translation is MYELFKNLGSWLTSGAQWTGPDGIAHRLAEHLQYSLLATLIAAAIGLPLGLLIGHTGKGAFLAINLSSFGRALPTVGLVVLVFLAGGLSMLPVYVALVALAVPAIVTNTYAGMTAVDPDVKDAARGQGMRGHQVLFQVELPLALPLIMTGLRLALIQVVATATIAAYVSFGGLGRYVFDGLAQRDLVQVLGGAVLVAAVAVLLDLLLSTLQRFLFRHRTA
- a CDS encoding ABC transporter substrate-binding protein, giving the protein MNRRTLLGGLFAAASVPALSACAGGVTSLDGQGGSAGGGGSSKGGVTIGTANFTENQVLGYLYAAVLQQAGVKVKVRPNLGTREIVIPALRSGDIDLLPEYQGALLNYLDPKATAAEEGAMQNALALALPKGLQILPYGMAEDSDAFVVTRQTAKKYGLTSLADLKKQNGKLVIGAAPEVKKRQVGAVGLKEVYGVEFKEFKSLDSDGPLVKGALKKGDVDVANLFTTDTDIEANDWVVLTDPLNLIPSQHIVPLIADRKSDDTVRKALAKLGNVLTTAQLTELNRQVDKDKKDPEDVANAYAKQHGLAK